A genomic window from Anguilla rostrata isolate EN2019 chromosome 14, ASM1855537v3, whole genome shotgun sequence includes:
- the LOC135238785 gene encoding ras association domain-containing protein 2-like has protein sequence MADGQDSVQIGEDRFVSKSVLLSHLKTYNLYYEGQALQLRHREEEDELIVEGLLNISWGLRRPIRLQMQDDKERIRPPPASTSWHSGCNLEAQSKEGSQQAPPSVEVTEPEGQSNNSAVKKEAETGEEESPQLLRTKSDAGVWRRGPRRSPSDQRRIRRHRFSINGHYYNHKTAVFTPAYGTLTNVRINSCMTTPQVLRVLLSKFKIENSPDDFALYLVHTSGERAKLKRSDHPLAIRVLQGPCEQVCKVFLMEEDLGEEVTYDVAQYIKFEMPVLRSFITKLKEEEDREVQKLRKRYKLFRCIIEKQLQSLTERSTYV, from the exons GAGCGTTCTGCTGTCACACCTGAAAACCTACAACCTGTACTATGAGGGACAGGCGCTCCAGCTCCGACACAGGGAG GAGGAGGACGAGCTGATCGTGGAGGGGCTGCTCAACATCTCCTGGGGCCTGCGACGACCAATCAGGCTTCAGATGCAGGACGACAAGGAGCGAATCAGACCGCCTCCCGCCTCCACATCCTGGCACTCGGGCTGCAATCTGGAggctcagag TAAAGAGGGTTCCCAGCAAGCCCCGCCTTCTGTCGAGGTGACAGAGCCAGAGGGCCAATCGAACAACAGCGCTGTGAAGAAGGAAGCAGAGACAG gagaggaagagtcCCCACAGCTCCTGAGGACTAAAAGTGACGCGGGGGTGTGGAGGCGGGGCCCCCGGCGATCGCCTAGCGACCAGCGGCGAATCAGACGCCATCGATTCTCCATCAACGGCCACTACTACAACCACAAG acagcaGTGTTCACCCCTGCGTACGGCACTCTGACGAACGTCCGTATCAACAGCTGTATGACGACCCCTCAGGTCCTGCGCGTGCTGCTCAGCAAATTTAAGATCGAGAACAGCCCGGACGACTTCGCCTTGTACCTCGTGCACACCAGTGGCG AGCGAGCGAAGCTGAAACGCAGCGATCATCCCCTGGCGATCCGTGTGCTCCAGGGCCCGTGCGAGCAGGTCTGCAAGGTCTTCCTCATGGAGGAGGACTTGGGAGAGGAGGTCACCTACGAC GTGGCGCAGTACATCAAGTTTGAGATGCCGGTGTTGCGGAGTTTCATCACCAaactgaaggaggaggaggacagggaggtACAGAAGCTCAGAAAACG gTACAAATTATTTCGCTGTATCATTGAGAAGCAGTTGCAATCTCTGACCGAGCGGTCCACCTATGTGTGA